One part of the Humulus lupulus chromosome 9, drHumLupu1.1, whole genome shotgun sequence genome encodes these proteins:
- the LOC133799298 gene encoding protein NRT1/ PTR FAMILY 4.5-like, with product MMKAECVDGKVDWKGRTALKYKHGGLRASLLILGTFGLENVATLALSVNLITYFVAILHFKVADGANHLTNFMGTSYILSILMAILADTLIGRFKITVISACLEFMGLVLLTIQARKPELRPPPCNLADPTATCEELSGGNKALLFVGLYMLACGSGGVKAGLPAHGADQFEEKDPKEAKQMSSFFNSLLLALCLGGAISLTLLVWIQDNKGWDWGFGVSTIAVFLSIFVFVSGMPTYRFQTIQANNAMVQIIQVYVAAVRNRNLSLSEDPSDLYEINQDKEAALEADFLPHTNAFRCLDKAAIIQENTTSPWRLSRVTQVENAKTLLGMLPIFGCTIIMTLCLAQLQTFSIGQAQTMDRSVISSSFKIPPASLAILPVIFLIIIIPIYDRLAMPFLRRLTGVPTGITHLQRIGVGLILSAISMAVAAILEVKRKAVARDNGLLEAIPQVQALPISIFWLSFQYFIFGIADMFTYVGLLEFFYSEAPKALKSFSTCFLWTSMALGYFCSTVLVKIVNSATKGSTRSGGWLAGNNININHLNLFYWLLSIMSLINFSIYLFVAKRYKYRVQLNTSPTNENEQKSKVYSDEQKN from the exons ATGATGAAAGCTGAGTGTGTTGATGGAAAAGTAGATTGGAAGGGAAGAACAGCTTTGAAGTATAAACATGGAGGATTGAGAGCCTCCTTACTCATTCTag GAACATTTGGATTGGAAAACGTGGCGACTTTGGCATTGTCAGTGAACTTGATTACGTACTTCGTAGCGATCTTACACTTCAAAGTAGCCGACGGAGCTAACCATCTTACCAATTTCATGGGAACTTCTTATATTCTCTCAATTCTCATGGCCATTTTGGCAGACACTCTCATCGGCAGATTCAAGATCACTGTCATTTCTGCATGCCTTGAATTCATG GGATTGGTGCTGTTAACAATCCAAGCTAGAAAGCCCGAGCTGAGGCCACCGCCATGTAACCTTGCAGATCCAACCGCCACATGCGAGGAGCTGTCCGGAGGCAATAAGGCGCTTCTTTTCGTCGGGCTGTACATGTTGGCGTGTGGCAGTGGCGGGGTGAAGGCGGGTCTGCCAGCACATGGGGCGGATCAATTCGAGGAGAAAGACCCGAAAGAGGCAAAGCAGATGTCGAGTTTCTTCAACTCGCTGTTGCTGGCATTGTGCCTTGGTGGTGCTATTAGCTTGACACTCCTTGTTTGGATTCAAGACAACAAAGGGTGGGATTGGGGTTTTGGGGTCTCAACCATTGCTGTTTTCTTGTCTATCTTTGTTTTTGTCTCCGGAATGCCCACTTACCGATTTCAAACCATTCAAGCAAATAATGCCATGGTTCAAATCATTCAG GTGTATGTGGCAGCCGTTCGTAATAGAAATCTTAGCCTTTCTGAGGACCCATCAGACCTCTATGAGATTAACCAGGACAAAGAAGCTGCTCTCGAAGCTGACTTCCTCCCTCATACAAACGCTTTCAG GTGTTTAGACAAAGCAGCAATAATCCAAGAAAATACTACTTCTCCATGGAGACTAAGTAGAGTAACACAAGTGGAGAATGCCAAGACCCTCCTCGGGATGCTCCCAATCTTCGGCTGCACCATAATCATGACACTCTGCCTAGCTCAACTCCAAACCTTCTCCATTGGCCAAGCTCAAACAATGGACAGAAGTGTCATATCATCATCCTTTAAAATCCCACCAGCCTCACTCGCCATCCTTCCTGTCATCttcctcatcatcatcatccccATCTACGACCGCCTCGCCATGCCCTTCCTACGCCGCCTAACTGGCGTCCCCACAGGCATCACACACCTCCAGCGCATAGGCGTAGGCCTCATTCTGTCCGCCATTTCCATGGCGGTCGCAGCCATCCTAGAAGTAAAGCGAAAGGCGGTCGCTCGAGACAATGGCTTGCTTGAGGCCATCCCTCAAGTCCAAGCCCTACCTATCAGCATTTTCTGGCTCTCGTTTCAGTACTTCATATTTGGGATAGCCGACATGTTTACCTACGTAGGGTTGCTCGAGTTTTTCTACTCTGAGGCTCCGAAGGCTCTCAAATCTTTCTCAACTTGCTTTCTTTGGACTTCCATGGCTTTAGGGTACTTTTGTAGCACGGTTTTGGTGAAGATCGTTAATAGTGCTACTAAGGGGAGTACTAGAAGTGGAGGCTGGTTGGCCGGGAATAATATCAACATCAACCATTTGAATCTCTTCTATTGGTTACTTTCGATTATGAGCTTGATTAATTTCTCCATCTATTTGTTTGTTGCTAAGAGGTACAAATATAGGGTTCAGCTCAATACTAGTCCCACCAATGAGAATGAACAGAAGAGCAAGGTATATAGTGATGAGCAAAAAAAttga
- the LOC133800976 gene encoding oil body-associated protein 2B-like, with translation MASSDKSPSPMPAGSAKHIPPGKAMTVEQHVLDAGAEMIQSLKPVKQMNQHVCSFALYSHDMTRQIETHHYASRLNQDFLQCAVYDSDDISAHLIGVEYIVSDRVFENLPPQEQKLWHSHAYEVKSGLWATPRVPEMLGKSELENMAKTYGKFWCTWQTDRGDPLPMGAPALMMSPQAVSPGIVRPELVVERDGKYNMSTEALRGSRVDIAESEWINPQADYWKQHANKGFAIDIQPTQIKLI, from the exons ATGGCCTCGAGTGACAAGTCACCGTCTCCGATGCCGGCGGGTTCGGCGAAGCACATACCGCCGGGAAAGGCGATGACAGTGGAACAGCACGTGTTGGACGCCGGAGCCGAGATGATACAGTCGCTGAAGCCGGTGAAGCAGATGAACCAACACGTGTGCAGCTTCGCCCTCTACAGCCACGACATGACACGTCAGATCGAGACCCATCACTACGCCAGCCGCCTCAACCAGGACTTCCTCCAGTGCGCCGTCTACGATTCCGACGACATATCCGCCCACCTCATCG GAGTGGAGTACATCGTTTCGGATAGGGTGTTTGAGAATTTGCCTCCTCAGGAACAAAAGCTTTGGCACTCCCATGCTTACGAg GTGAAATCAGGGCTGTGGGCGACTCCACGTGTTCCAGAAATGTTAGGAAAATCAGAGCTGGAAAATATGGCCAAAACTTATGGCAAATTCTGGTGCACATGGCAAACCGATAGAGGTGACCCGCTTCCAATGGGTGCACCAGCGCTGATGATGTCGCCCCAGGCGGTGAGCCCCGGAATAGTGAGGCCGGAGCTGGTGGTGGAAAGAGATGGTAAGTACAACATGTCGACGGAGGCACTGAGAGGGTCGAGAGTGGACATCGCCGAGTCTGAGTGGATCAATCCTCAGGCCGACTACTGGAAGCAACATGCCAATAAGGGTTTCGCCATTGATATTCAACCCACTCAGATCAAGCTCATctaa
- the LOC133802261 gene encoding cyclic phosphodiesterase-like translates to MFHNLYVIRFFGLFGLLGFSLFLLSIFMATPEPIPEELVQREVYSVWAIPPDAVVTRVKKLMEGLRAEFGGPQFEPHITVVGAISLTPEDAINKFRTACEGLKAYNATVDRVATGTFFYQCVYLLLNPTTEVVEACSHCTGHFGYKSSTPYMPHLSILYADLTEEEKKKAQEKANILDDSLSGLSFPVTRLALYKTDTEDKTLKSWEKIAECNLEHK, encoded by the exons ATGTTTCACAATCTCTACGTCATTAGATTCTTTGGCCTTTTTGGACTACTGGGTTTCTCTCTTTTCCTCTTATCTATTTTCATGGCGACCCCAGAACCGATCCCAGAAGAGCTAGTGCAGAGGGAGGTGTATTCGGTGTGGGCAATTCCACCGGATGCGGTGGTGACCAGGGTGAAGAAGCTTATGGAGGGTCTTCGAGCTGAGTTCGGTGGACCCCAGTTCGAACCCCACATCACCGTCGTTGGGGCCATAAGTTTGACTCCTGAGGATGCTATCAACAAGTTCAGAACAGCTTGTGAGGGTCTCAAAGCTTATAATGCTACCGTTGACCGTGTGGCTACAGGGACTTTCTTTTACCAGTGTGTTTACCTTCTCCTTAACCCAACCACTGAG GTAGTGGAAGCTTGTTCACATTGCACTGGTCATTTTGGTTACAAGAGCTCAACAC CATACATGCCGCATTTGAGCATCCTCTACGCCGATTTGACAGAGGAGGAGAAGAAAAAGGCTCAAGAGAAAGCTAACATTCTTGATGACAGCCTAAGCGGCCTGAGCTTCCCTGTAACTCGCCTCGCATTGTACAAAACAGACACAGAAGACAAAACTCTCAAGTCTTGGGAAAAGATTGCCGAGTGCAACCTCGAACACAAGTAG
- the LOC133802262 gene encoding cyclic phosphodiesterase-like isoform X1, with translation MSRKDELFLLSIFMATADPETIPEELVEKEAYSVWAIPPDEVVTRLKKLMEGLRAEFGGPQFEPHATVVKAISLTPEDALNKFRSACEGLKAFNATIDRLATGTCLYLLIHPTTELAEACSHCSGHFGYKRSTPYMPHLSILYADLTENEMKKAEERANILDDSLSGLSFPITRLALYKTDPEDKTLKSWEKIAECSLQPK, from the exons atgagtAGAAAAGATGAACTTTTCCTCCTATCAATATTCATGGCGACCGCAGACCCAGAAACGATCCCAGAAGAGCTAGTGGAGAAGGAGGCGTATTCGGTGTGGGCAATTCCACCTGATGAGGTGGTGACCAGGCTGAAGAAGCTCATGGAGGGTCTTCGAGCTGAGTTCGGCGGACCCCAGTTCGAGCCCCACGCCACCGTCGTTAAAGCCATAAGTTTGACTCCTGAGGATGCTCTCAACAAGTTCAGATCAGCTTGTGAGGGTCTCAAAGCTTTTAATGCTACCATTGATCGTCTGGCTACAGGGACTTGTTTATACCTTCTCATTCACCCAACCACTGAG CTAGCTGAAGCTTGTTCACATTGCTCTGGACATTTTGGTTACAAGAGATCAACAC CATACATGCCACATTTAAGCATCCTCTACGCAGATTTGacagagaatgagatgaaaaaggCAGAAGAGAGAGCTAACATTCTTGATGACAGCCTTAGTGGCCTGAGCTTCCCTATAACTCGCCTTGCATTGTACAAAACAGACCCAGAAGACAAAACTCTCAAGTCTTGGGAAAAGATTGCCGAATGCAGCCTTCAACCCAAGTAG
- the LOC133802262 gene encoding cyclic phosphodiesterase-like isoform X2 translates to MSRKDELFLLSIFMATADPETIPEELVEKEAYSVWAIPPDEVVTRLKKLMEGLRAEFGGPQFEPHATVVKAISLTPEDALNKFRSACEGLKAFNATIDRLATGTCLYLLIHPTTELAEACSHCSGHFGYKRSTHLTENEMKKAEERANILDDSLSGLSFPITRLALYKTDPEDKTLKSWEKIAECSLQPK, encoded by the exons atgagtAGAAAAGATGAACTTTTCCTCCTATCAATATTCATGGCGACCGCAGACCCAGAAACGATCCCAGAAGAGCTAGTGGAGAAGGAGGCGTATTCGGTGTGGGCAATTCCACCTGATGAGGTGGTGACCAGGCTGAAGAAGCTCATGGAGGGTCTTCGAGCTGAGTTCGGCGGACCCCAGTTCGAGCCCCACGCCACCGTCGTTAAAGCCATAAGTTTGACTCCTGAGGATGCTCTCAACAAGTTCAGATCAGCTTGTGAGGGTCTCAAAGCTTTTAATGCTACCATTGATCGTCTGGCTACAGGGACTTGTTTATACCTTCTCATTCACCCAACCACTGAG CTAGCTGAAGCTTGTTCACATTGCTCTGGACATTTTGGTTACAAGAGATCAACAC ATTTGacagagaatgagatgaaaaaggCAGAAGAGAGAGCTAACATTCTTGATGACAGCCTTAGTGGCCTGAGCTTCCCTATAACTCGCCTTGCATTGTACAAAACAGACCCAGAAGACAAAACTCTCAAGTCTTGGGAAAAGATTGCCGAATGCAGCCTTCAACCCAAGTAG
- the LOC133802311 gene encoding integrin-linked protein kinase 1, whose product METKTTALRFTLGKQSSMAPERAGTDAKLDQDDDEDSVRIDPRVKLMYLANEGDLDGIQELLDSGIDVNFRDADGRTALHVAACQGLSDVVQLLLDRGAQLDTKDRWGSTPFADAIHYEHDKVIKLLEKSGAKRVMSSMHVEHAREVPEYEIDPKELDFTNSVEIDKGTFRMASWRGIEVAVKKLEEGVITDDDKVRAFRDELALYQKIRHPNVVQFLGAVTQSSPMMIVTEYLPKGDLRAFLNRRGALKPALAVRFALDIARGMNYLHENKPEPIIHRDLEPSNILRDDSGHLKVADFGVSKLLTVKEDKPLTCQETSCRYVAPEVFQSGEYDTKVDVFSFALILQEMIEGCVPFSAKQDTDVPKLFSSSKRPPFKAPAKHYAHGLKELIEACWDEKPAKRPTFREIITRLEAIHNTVVHKRRWKVRPLKCFQNLEALLRKDHSSSSTRSSRSSTSSL is encoded by the exons ATGGAGACTAAAACGACGGCGTTGAGGTTCACACTGGGGAAGCAGTCTTCGATGGCGCCGGAGCGAGCTGGTACGGATGCGAAGCTCGACCAAGACGACGACGAAGACTCGGTGCGGATCGATCCCAGAGTGAAGCTCATGTACTTGGCTAACGAAGGTGACCTCGATGGGATTCAGGAGCTTTTGGACTCCGGGATCGACGTTAATTTCCGTGATGCTGATGGTCGGACGGCTCTGCATGTCGCCGCTTGTCAGGGCTTGAGCGACGTTGTTCAGTTGCTGCTTGATCGTGGTGCTCAGCTCGATACCAAAGACCGATGGGGTAGCACT CCTTTTGCAGATGCAATTCATTACGAACACGATAAAGTAATCAAGCTTTTGGAGAAGAGTGGCGCAAAGCGTGTG ATGTCTTCTATGCATGTTGAACATGCCCGTGAGGTTCCTGAATATGAAATTGATCCAAAGGAACTTGATTTCACCAACAGTGTTGAAATTGATAAG GGAACTTTCCGAATGGCATCGTGGCGTGGAATTGAGGTTGCTGTGAAAAAGCTTGAGGAGGGAGTCATTACAGACGATGATAAAGT ACGGGCATTTAGAGACGAACTCGCGTTGTATCAGAAGATAAGGCATCCGAATGTAGTTCAATTTCTAGGCGCTGTGACTCAAAGTAGCCCAATGATGATTGTGACGGAGTATTTACCCAAG GGAGACCTTAGAGCATTTTTAAACAGAAGAGGAGCATTAAAACCAGCATTAGCTGTGAGATTTGCACTGGATATTGCAAG GGGAATGAATTATTTGCACGAGAATAAGCCAGAACCAATTATTCACCGTGATCTTGAGCCTTC AAACATATTACGCGATGATTCTGGGCACCTGAAAGTAGCGGACTTTGGAGTTAGCAAATTGCTGACAGTTAAGGAGGATAAGCCTCTGACATGTCAAGAAACTTCCT GCCGATATGTGGCTCCAGAGGTTTTTCAAAGTGGAGAATATGATACAAAAGTTGACGTCTTCTCATTTGCTTTAATTCTACAAGAG ATGATTGAAGGCTGTGTACCATTTTCAGCAAAGCAAGATACCGATGTTCCTAAACTATTTTCTTCAAGCAAACGCCCACCTTTTAAGGCTCCGGCTAAGCATTATGCACATGGGCTTAAAGA GTTAATCGAGGCCTGTTGGGATGAGAAGCCAGCTAAGAGACCAACATTTAGAGAAATAATAACAAGGCTCGAAGCCATACACAACACTGTCGTTCACAAGAGACGTTGGAAG GTTAGGCCACTGAAATGCTTTCAAAATCTAGAAGCCCTATTAAGGAAAGATCATTCCAGTTCAAGCACCCGATCATCGCGATCTTCCACCAGCAGCTTATAA